One stretch of Microcebus murinus isolate Inina chromosome 12, M.murinus_Inina_mat1.0, whole genome shotgun sequence DNA includes these proteins:
- the NDOR1 gene encoding NADPH-dependent diflavin oxidoreductase 1 isoform X3: MPRRAHPNGVTSGRRRKAEVAVVSVLRLTELSAGSSSLGPGISRAHPDAQLAASGALRQPDRHCSGCIGEAGSRGPPPAPLLPGAGPGLLSSGQGDPPDNMKNFWRFIFRKNLPSTSLCRMDFAVLGLGDSSYAKYNFVAKKLHRRLLQLGGSALLPVCLGDDQHELGPDAAVDPWLRDLWEKVLKLCPVPRGLAVIPPGVPLPSKFTLHFLQEAPGTCSEEQRAASPVSQGPPTELQPFLAPVVSNQRVTGPSHFQDVRLIDFDITGSGISFAAGDVVLIQPSNSAAHVQQFCQVLGLDPDRCFTLQPREAGVPCPPGLPQPCSVQHLVTQYLDIASVPRRSFFELLACLSAHELEREKLLEFSSAQGQEELHEYCSRPRRTVLEVLCDFPHTAGAIPPDYLLDLIPAIRPRAFSIASSLLAHPSRLQILVAVVQYQTRLREPRRGLCSSWLASLDPGRGAVRVPLWVRPGGLAFPETPDTPVIMVGPGTGVAPFRAAIQERVAQGRTGNVLFFGCRWRDQDFYWEAEWQELERKGCLTLVTAFSREQQRQVHAGRRLGSPDVHLPGGGRALWPRRGRLPGQAPADAALPD; the protein is encoded by the exons ATGCCCCGCCGGGCGCATCCCAATGGCGTCACTTCCGGCCGACGGCGGAAGGCGGAAGTCGCTGTGGTCAGTGTCCTGAGGCTTACTGAGCTGTCTGCCGGGTCTTCAAGTCTCGGTCCAGGGATCTCCAGGGCGCACCCCGATGCCCAGCTTGCAGCTTCTGGTGCTCTTCGGCAGCCAGACAGGCACTGCTCAGGATGTATCGGAGAGGCTGGGTCGCGAGGCCCGCCGCCGGCACCTCTGCTGCCGGGTGCAGGCCCTGGACTCCTATCCAGTG GCCAAGGAGACCCCCCTGACAACATGAAG AACTTCTGGAGGTTTATATTCCGGAAGAACCTGCCCTCCACCTCCCTCTGTCGAATGGACTTTGCTGTCCTGGGCCTCGGGGACTCCTCATACGCCAA GTACAACTTCGTGGCCAAGAAGCTGCACCGGCGGCTGCTGCAGCTCGGGGGCAGCGCCCTCCTGCCCGTGTGCCTGGGCGACGACCAGCACGAGCTGGG ACCTGATGCTGCTGTCGACCCCTGGCTGCGGGACTTGTGGGAGAAAGTGCTAAAGCTGTGCCCGGTGCCTCGAGGCCTCGCCGTGATCCCCCCTGGAGTCCC CCTGCCCTCCAAGTTCACCCTGCACTTCCTCCAAGAGGCTCCCGGCACGTGCTCCGAGGAACAGAGGGCGGCCAGCCCGGTCTCCCAAGGGCCCCCGACAGAGCTGCAGCCCTTCCTGGCACCCGTGGTCTCCAACCAGAGGGTCACCGGCCCCTCGCACTTCCAGGACGTTCGGCTGATTGATTTCGACATCACGGGCTCCGGCATCAG CTTTGCCGCTGGCGACGTGGTGCTGATCCAGCCCTCGAACTCGGCCGCCCACGTGCAGCAGTTCTGCCAGGTGCTGGGCCTGGACCCCGACCGGTGCTTCACGCTGCAGCCACGGGAGGCAG GCGTCCCCTGCCCCCCagggctgccccagccctgctccgtGCAGCACCTCGTGACCCAGTACCTGGACATTGCCAGCGTCCCCCGCCGCTCCTTCTTCGAGCTCCTGGCCTGTCTGTCCGCCCATGAGCTGGAGCGGGAGAAGCTGCTGGAGTTCAGCTCTGCCCAGGGCCAGGAGGAGCTCCACGAGTACTGCAGCCGCCCCCGCAGGACAGTCCTGGAG GTGCTGTGTGACTTCCCGCACACGGCTGGCGCCATCCCACCAGACTACCTGTTGGACCTTATCCCCGCGATCCGGCCTCGCGCCTTCTCCATCGCCTCCTCTCTGCTG GCGCACCCCTCGAGGCTGCAGATCCTCGTGGCCGTGGTGCAGTACCAGACCCGCCTCAGGGAGCCCCGCCGCGGCCTCTGCTCCTCCTGGCTGGCGTCCCTGGACCCTGGACGAG GAGCCGTGCGGGTGCCCCTGTGGGTGCGGCCTGGGGGCCTGGCCTTCCCGGAGACGCCGGACACACCTGTGATAATGGTGGGGCCGGGCACCGGGGTGGCCCCCTTCCGAGCAGCCATCCAGGAGCGTGTGGCCCAGGGCCGGACCG GAAACGTCTTGTTTTTTGGCTGCCGCTGGCGGGACCAGGACTTCTACTGGGAGGCGGAGTGGCAGGAGCTGGAGAGGAAGGGCTGCCTGACCCTGGTCACGGCCTTCTCCCGGGAGCAG CAACGCCAAGTACATGCCGGCCGACGTCTCGGAAGCCCTGACGTCCATCTTCCAGGAGGAGGGCGGGCTCTCTGGCCCCGACGCGGCCGCCTACCTGGCCAGGCTCCAGCGGACGCTGCGCTTCCAGACTGA
- the NDOR1 gene encoding NADPH-dependent diflavin oxidoreductase 1 isoform X2, protein MPSLQLLVLFGSQTGTAQDVSERLGREARRRHLCCRVQALDSYPVVNLINEPLVIFVCATTGQGDPPDNMKNFWRFIFRKNLPSTSLCRMDFAVLGLGDSSYAKYNFVAKKLHRRLLQLGGSALLPVCLGDDQHELGPDAAVDPWLRDLWEKVLKLCPVPRGLAVIPPGVPLPSKFTLHFLQEAPGTCSEEQRAASPVSQGPPTELQPFLAPVVSNQRVTGPSHFQDVRLIDFDITGSGISFAAGDVVLIQPSNSAAHVQQFCQVLGLDPDRCFTLQPREAGVPCPPGLPQPCSVQHLVTQYLDIASVPRRSFFELLACLSAHELEREKLLEFSSAQGQEELHEYCSRPRRTVLEVLCDFPHTAGAIPPDYLLDLIPAIRPRAFSIASSLLAHPSRLQILVAVVQYQTRLREPRRGLCSSWLASLDPGRGAVRVPLWVRPGGLAFPETPDTPVIMVGPGTGVAPFRAAIQERVAQGRTGNVLFFGCRWRDQDFYWEAEWQELERKGCLTLVTAFSREQERKVYVQHRLRELGPLVWELLDRRGACFYLAGNAKYMPADVSEALTSIFQEEGGLSGPDAAAYLARLQRTLRFQTETWA, encoded by the exons ATGCCCAGCTTGCAGCTTCTGGTGCTCTTCGGCAGCCAGACAGGCACTGCTCAGGATGTATCGGAGAGGCTGGGTCGCGAGGCCCGCCGCCGGCACCTCTGCTGCCGGGTGCAGGCCCTGGACTCCTATCCAGTG GTGAATCTGATTAACGAGCCTCTGGTGATATTTGTTTGTGCAACTACAGGCCAAGGAGACCCCCCTGACAACATGAAG AACTTCTGGAGGTTTATATTCCGGAAGAACCTGCCCTCCACCTCCCTCTGTCGAATGGACTTTGCTGTCCTGGGCCTCGGGGACTCCTCATACGCCAA GTACAACTTCGTGGCCAAGAAGCTGCACCGGCGGCTGCTGCAGCTCGGGGGCAGCGCCCTCCTGCCCGTGTGCCTGGGCGACGACCAGCACGAGCTGGG ACCTGATGCTGCTGTCGACCCCTGGCTGCGGGACTTGTGGGAGAAAGTGCTAAAGCTGTGCCCGGTGCCTCGAGGCCTCGCCGTGATCCCCCCTGGAGTCCC CCTGCCCTCCAAGTTCACCCTGCACTTCCTCCAAGAGGCTCCCGGCACGTGCTCCGAGGAACAGAGGGCGGCCAGCCCGGTCTCCCAAGGGCCCCCGACAGAGCTGCAGCCCTTCCTGGCACCCGTGGTCTCCAACCAGAGGGTCACCGGCCCCTCGCACTTCCAGGACGTTCGGCTGATTGATTTCGACATCACGGGCTCCGGCATCAG CTTTGCCGCTGGCGACGTGGTGCTGATCCAGCCCTCGAACTCGGCCGCCCACGTGCAGCAGTTCTGCCAGGTGCTGGGCCTGGACCCCGACCGGTGCTTCACGCTGCAGCCACGGGAGGCAG GCGTCCCCTGCCCCCCagggctgccccagccctgctccgtGCAGCACCTCGTGACCCAGTACCTGGACATTGCCAGCGTCCCCCGCCGCTCCTTCTTCGAGCTCCTGGCCTGTCTGTCCGCCCATGAGCTGGAGCGGGAGAAGCTGCTGGAGTTCAGCTCTGCCCAGGGCCAGGAGGAGCTCCACGAGTACTGCAGCCGCCCCCGCAGGACAGTCCTGGAG GTGCTGTGTGACTTCCCGCACACGGCTGGCGCCATCCCACCAGACTACCTGTTGGACCTTATCCCCGCGATCCGGCCTCGCGCCTTCTCCATCGCCTCCTCTCTGCTG GCGCACCCCTCGAGGCTGCAGATCCTCGTGGCCGTGGTGCAGTACCAGACCCGCCTCAGGGAGCCCCGCCGCGGCCTCTGCTCCTCCTGGCTGGCGTCCCTGGACCCTGGACGAG GAGCCGTGCGGGTGCCCCTGTGGGTGCGGCCTGGGGGCCTGGCCTTCCCGGAGACGCCGGACACACCTGTGATAATGGTGGGGCCGGGCACCGGGGTGGCCCCCTTCCGAGCAGCCATCCAGGAGCGTGTGGCCCAGGGCCGGACCG GAAACGTCTTGTTTTTTGGCTGCCGCTGGCGGGACCAGGACTTCTACTGGGAGGCGGAGTGGCAGGAGCTGGAGAGGAAGGGCTGCCTGACCCTGGTCACGGCCTTCTCCCGGGAGCAG GAGCGGAAGGTGTACGTGCAGCACCGGCTCCGGGAGCTCGGGCCGCTCGTGTGGGAACTGCTGGACCGCAGGGGCGCCTGCTTCTACCTGGCAGG CAACGCCAAGTACATGCCGGCCGACGTCTCGGAAGCCCTGACGTCCATCTTCCAGGAGGAGGGCGGGCTCTCTGGCCCCGACGCGGCCGCCTACCTGGCCAGGCTCCAGCGGACGCTGCGCTTCCAGACTGAGACGTGGGCCTGA
- the TMEM203 gene encoding transmembrane protein 203: protein MLFSLRELVQWLGFATFEIFVHLLALLVFSVLLALRVDGLAPGLSWWNVFVPFFAADGLSTYFTTIVSVRLFQDGEKRLAVLRLFWILTVLSLKFVFEMLLCQKLVEQTRELWFGLITSPVFILLQLLMIRACRVN from the coding sequence ATGCTCTTCTCACTCCGGGAGCTGGTGCAGTGGCTGGGCTTCGCAACCTTCGAAATATTCGTACACCTGCTGGCCCTGTTGGTGTTCTCCGTGCTGCTTGCACTGCGTGTGGACGGCCTGGCCCCGGGCCTCTCCTGGTGGAACGTGTTCGTGCCCTTCTTCGCGGCTGACGGGCTCAGCACCTACTTCACCACGATCGTGTCCGTGCGtctcttccaggatggagagaagaggctggcggTGCTCCGCCTCTTCTGGATCCTCACGGTCCTTAGCCTTAAGTTCGTCTTCGAGATGCTGTTGTGCCAGAAACTGGTGGAGCAGACTCGGGAGCTCTGGTTCGGCCTGATCACGTCTCCAGTCTTCATTCTCCTGCAGCTGCTCATGATCCGCGCCTGTCGCGTCAACTAG
- the NDOR1 gene encoding NADPH-dependent diflavin oxidoreductase 1 isoform X1 yields the protein MPRRAHPNGVTSGRRRKAEVAVVSVLRLTELSAGSSSLGPGISRAHPDAQLAASGALRQPDRHCSGCIGEAGSRGPPPAPLLPGAGPGLLSSGQGDPPDNMKNFWRFIFRKNLPSTSLCRMDFAVLGLGDSSYAKYNFVAKKLHRRLLQLGGSALLPVCLGDDQHELGPDAAVDPWLRDLWEKVLKLCPVPRGLAVIPPGVPLPSKFTLHFLQEAPGTCSEEQRAASPVSQGPPTELQPFLAPVVSNQRVTGPSHFQDVRLIDFDITGSGISFAAGDVVLIQPSNSAAHVQQFCQVLGLDPDRCFTLQPREAGVPCPPGLPQPCSVQHLVTQYLDIASVPRRSFFELLACLSAHELEREKLLEFSSAQGQEELHEYCSRPRRTVLEVLCDFPHTAGAIPPDYLLDLIPAIRPRAFSIASSLLAHPSRLQILVAVVQYQTRLREPRRGLCSSWLASLDPGRGAVRVPLWVRPGGLAFPETPDTPVIMVGPGTGVAPFRAAIQERVAQGRTGNVLFFGCRWRDQDFYWEAEWQELERKGCLTLVTAFSREQERKVYVQHRLRELGPLVWELLDRRGACFYLAGNAKYMPADVSEALTSIFQEEGGLSGPDAAAYLARLQRTLRFQTETWA from the exons ATGCCCCGCCGGGCGCATCCCAATGGCGTCACTTCCGGCCGACGGCGGAAGGCGGAAGTCGCTGTGGTCAGTGTCCTGAGGCTTACTGAGCTGTCTGCCGGGTCTTCAAGTCTCGGTCCAGGGATCTCCAGGGCGCACCCCGATGCCCAGCTTGCAGCTTCTGGTGCTCTTCGGCAGCCAGACAGGCACTGCTCAGGATGTATCGGAGAGGCTGGGTCGCGAGGCCCGCCGCCGGCACCTCTGCTGCCGGGTGCAGGCCCTGGACTCCTATCCAGTG GCCAAGGAGACCCCCCTGACAACATGAAG AACTTCTGGAGGTTTATATTCCGGAAGAACCTGCCCTCCACCTCCCTCTGTCGAATGGACTTTGCTGTCCTGGGCCTCGGGGACTCCTCATACGCCAA GTACAACTTCGTGGCCAAGAAGCTGCACCGGCGGCTGCTGCAGCTCGGGGGCAGCGCCCTCCTGCCCGTGTGCCTGGGCGACGACCAGCACGAGCTGGG ACCTGATGCTGCTGTCGACCCCTGGCTGCGGGACTTGTGGGAGAAAGTGCTAAAGCTGTGCCCGGTGCCTCGAGGCCTCGCCGTGATCCCCCCTGGAGTCCC CCTGCCCTCCAAGTTCACCCTGCACTTCCTCCAAGAGGCTCCCGGCACGTGCTCCGAGGAACAGAGGGCGGCCAGCCCGGTCTCCCAAGGGCCCCCGACAGAGCTGCAGCCCTTCCTGGCACCCGTGGTCTCCAACCAGAGGGTCACCGGCCCCTCGCACTTCCAGGACGTTCGGCTGATTGATTTCGACATCACGGGCTCCGGCATCAG CTTTGCCGCTGGCGACGTGGTGCTGATCCAGCCCTCGAACTCGGCCGCCCACGTGCAGCAGTTCTGCCAGGTGCTGGGCCTGGACCCCGACCGGTGCTTCACGCTGCAGCCACGGGAGGCAG GCGTCCCCTGCCCCCCagggctgccccagccctgctccgtGCAGCACCTCGTGACCCAGTACCTGGACATTGCCAGCGTCCCCCGCCGCTCCTTCTTCGAGCTCCTGGCCTGTCTGTCCGCCCATGAGCTGGAGCGGGAGAAGCTGCTGGAGTTCAGCTCTGCCCAGGGCCAGGAGGAGCTCCACGAGTACTGCAGCCGCCCCCGCAGGACAGTCCTGGAG GTGCTGTGTGACTTCCCGCACACGGCTGGCGCCATCCCACCAGACTACCTGTTGGACCTTATCCCCGCGATCCGGCCTCGCGCCTTCTCCATCGCCTCCTCTCTGCTG GCGCACCCCTCGAGGCTGCAGATCCTCGTGGCCGTGGTGCAGTACCAGACCCGCCTCAGGGAGCCCCGCCGCGGCCTCTGCTCCTCCTGGCTGGCGTCCCTGGACCCTGGACGAG GAGCCGTGCGGGTGCCCCTGTGGGTGCGGCCTGGGGGCCTGGCCTTCCCGGAGACGCCGGACACACCTGTGATAATGGTGGGGCCGGGCACCGGGGTGGCCCCCTTCCGAGCAGCCATCCAGGAGCGTGTGGCCCAGGGCCGGACCG GAAACGTCTTGTTTTTTGGCTGCCGCTGGCGGGACCAGGACTTCTACTGGGAGGCGGAGTGGCAGGAGCTGGAGAGGAAGGGCTGCCTGACCCTGGTCACGGCCTTCTCCCGGGAGCAG GAGCGGAAGGTGTACGTGCAGCACCGGCTCCGGGAGCTCGGGCCGCTCGTGTGGGAACTGCTGGACCGCAGGGGCGCCTGCTTCTACCTGGCAGG CAACGCCAAGTACATGCCGGCCGACGTCTCGGAAGCCCTGACGTCCATCTTCCAGGAGGAGGGCGGGCTCTCTGGCCCCGACGCGGCCGCCTACCTGGCCAGGCTCCAGCGGACGCTGCGCTTCCAGACTGAGACGTGGGCCTGA